One segment of Ipomoea triloba cultivar NCNSP0323 chromosome 12, ASM357664v1 DNA contains the following:
- the LOC116000310 gene encoding peroxidase P7-like, giving the protein MASFTFFYLHALLLISLATVAFSHPLSPSFYNHVCPQALPTIRCIVEDAIKQERRMGGSLLRLHFHDCFVNGCDASILLDSTPTIDSEKNAGANNNSARGFEVIDRIKMEVDRVCGRPVVSCADILAVAARDSVVALGGPTWEVKLGRRDSTTASKDAANKNLPNPFMDLSRLTDNFKNQGLNIKDLVALSGGHTLGFAQCFTFRQRIYGDKNIDSKFARQRQANCPMNGGNSSLASLDPTPAYFDAKYFKNLVKNKGLLVSDQALFTGGQTDDLVKLYSTNHGAFSNDFANSMIKMGDIKPLTGNNGQIRVNCRRVNYY; this is encoded by the exons ATGGCATCTTTTACCTTCTTCTATCTTCACGCTCTGCTCTTGATTTCTCTTGCAACCGTAGCGTTCTCACATCCTCTCTCTCCTTCCTTCTACAATCATGTCTGCCCTCAAGCTTTGCCCACGATTAGATGCATTGTTGAGGATGCCATAAAGCAAGAACGACGAATGGGTGGCTCTTTGTTACGCCTACATTTTCACGATTGTTTCGTTAAT GGGTGTGATGCTTCAATTTTGCTAGACTCTACGCCTACCATTGATAGTGAAAAGAATGCAGGTGCCAACAATAATTCTGCTCGAGGGTTCGAAGTCATTGATAGAATCAAGATGGAAGTTGATAGAGTGTGTGGTCGCCCAGTAGTCTCCTGTGCTGACATTTTGGCTGTGGCTGCTCGTGATTCTGTAGTTGCG TTAGGAGGACCAACATGGGAGGTGAAACTAGGAAGGAGGGACTCAACTACAGCAAGCAAAGACGCCGcaaataaaaatcttccaaaTCCATTTATGGACTTATCTCGATTGACAGACAATTTCAAGAATCAAGGTTTGAATATTAAGGATTTGGTTGCACTTTCGGGCGGTCACACCTTAGGATTTGCTCAGTGCTTTACATTTCGGCAGCGCATCTACGGGGATAAAAACATTGATTCTAAGTTTGCAAGGCAACGGCAAGCGAATTGCCCTATGAATGGGGGAAACTCGAGCCTGGCTTCTCTTGACCCAACTCCTGCTTATTTCGACGCCAAGTATTTCAAGAACTTGGTGAAAAACAAAGGGCTGTTGGTGTCTGATCAAGCATTGTTTACTGGTGGCCAAACTGATGATCTTGTTAAGTTGTATAGCACAAATCATGGTGCTTTCTCCAATGACTTTGCTAACTCCATGATTAAAATGGGGGATATTAAACCATTGACAGGGAACAATGGTCAAATTCGAGTCAACTGCAGAAGGGTGAACTACTACTGA